CAGCAAAGTTAGATGTGCAAGGAGAAGTTAAATTCGGCAACACGGCATCGGCCTGCAGCGGAACGACAGAGGGGCAACAACGCTATAACTCAACGACAAAACAAATGGAATTTTGTAACGGCACTGCGTGGAAGTCATTCCGGCCTCATGTCACAAGATGTAGCTATTCAACGGGAAACTCGACGACGAGTGGAACCTATTACAGCAGGACTTGGATTGCAGGAGATTGTTCAAATGGACTTCCATCGGCAAGCCTTACATATGATGCAATTGCAAACAGTCTTTCAAGTAATGGCTCTGTCACAAATGCTTCTTGCTATACGAATTATGGAAATGTTTATGCAAATGTGTCGGGCGTTAACTTTGTCGTTGAATGTCTTTACATTGAAAAACAATAGGCCCTGAGCGAATGGAGCTTGTAATGAAAACACTTTTGATAAGTTTGATATTTGGGGGATGCTGGGCTCACGCCAATCCTCTTAATTTAACTTATCAGGGACGTATCGTTAAATCCGACGGAACGCCATTAGAATATAACAACGTTAGCTTTCTTTTTGAAATCGCCAATCCCAATGGCAGCTGTGTGATTTATCGTGAGCAAGTCGATGGAGTGAATATGGCCAGTTCCAAGGGTGTATTTGATGCTCCTATTGGTTTAGGAACAAGATTGTTTCCAACAGGTCCTGTTTTTAAATTTTCTACTTCGTTTGATAATTCAATTTCTCATAGTTGTTATGGTGGCTCTACTTACACTCCCTTGGAAGATGATAATCGTGTTTTGAAGGTGCAGTTTCACGACGGCGCAGGCTGGAAGCAAATCAATCCTTCAAATATCATTCGCTCGGTGCCTTATGCTTTATCTGCGTTGTCTGCTACGAAATTAGGAAGTTTAGGTGTCGGTGATTTTCTTTTAAAATCAAATCTTCCTGCTGCAGCTTGTGATCCGGGAAAAGTGATTACTTTTGACGGAGCAAATTTTAAATGCGTAGTTGATGCCGGTGGCTCGGGTGTTGTGAGTGATGTTCTTGCGGGGACGGGAATTAATATCACAGGAGCTTCGACGAAAACAGTTTCTATCGCTACTAATGGAGTTACTACCACAGAACTTGCTTCAAATGCTGTGACTACCGGGAAAATTTCTGACGGCAATGTGACAGGTGCAAAATTGGAGACTCTTGCAGGTCTTACAGCGGGTTCTTATGGTTCCGCGACAGTTGTTCCGTCCATCACTGTTGATACAAAGGGGCGTGTCACCGCGATTGCTACCAATGCTATCACAGGTCTTCTGCCTGCCGCGAGTGGCGTCGCAGGAAAATATCTTCAATCTGACGGCTCGTCTTGGTCGGCGCAAAATATAAAGTTTAATGATATCAAAAACAGTGTCGGGGCCAGTGCATTTAATACCAGTGCTTGTGCTGACAACCAAACTGTCAAATGGTCTGCGCTCACTGACATGTTTGAATGTCAAAATATTGGATCGTTAGATGCGTCTGCAATTTCCTCAGGAACAATCTCTGCGGCTCGTCTTCCTCCCAGCGCTTCGATATGGCAAGATGGCGGTGCTGGTGCAATCTATTATAACAGTGGCAAAGTAGGAATTGGAACGGCAAGTCCCGCTTATTCCCTCGACGTGAACCGCGACGGCGGCACCTACAGCGACATGGTCCGCATCCAGAACCGCAACAGCGCAGGAGGAAGTACGATCCTCTATGCTGACAACGCGGGCACGACCCAGGCGTTCACGGGCTACGGAAACGCCGGCCTGGGCGGACCCTTCGCAAACACATTTTTCTTCGCGACCAATGCCAAACCTCTCACCTTTTTCACCGATGAGACCGGTGTCGGAGATGGCATCGTCCGCATGACAATCAAACCCTCCACCGGCAATGTCGGAATTGGCACTAACAATCCTCAAGCCAAGTTAGATGTCAACGGCGTGATCCGTGCGACAGATATTTGTGATGAGACGGGTGCAAACTGTAAGGACATCTCGGCGGGCTGGAGTTCTGGCGGTTCCGTGACGTCAATTGCGACCGGCACAGGATTAACAGGCGGGATTATTACAACATCTGGAACGATTTCGATTGCAGCCGGAGGAGTGAGCGCAACTGAGTTGGCGACAAATGCGGTGACGACAGGAAAGCTCGCGGACGGCAACGTCACTGGCGCGAAGCTTGAGACTCTTGCGGGTTTAACTGCAGGTACTTACGGAACTGCAACAGCAATTCCTTCCGTGACTGTCGATACGAAAGGTCGTGTGAC
This region of Bdellovibrio sp. BCCA genomic DNA includes:
- a CDS encoding beta strand repeat-containing protein, giving the protein MKTLLISLIFGGCWAHANPLNLTYQGRIVKSDGTPLEYNNVSFLFEIANPNGSCVIYREQVDGVNMASSKGVFDAPIGLGTRLFPTGPVFKFSTSFDNSISHSCYGGSTYTPLEDDNRVLKVQFHDGAGWKQINPSNIIRSVPYALSALSATKLGSLGVGDFLLKSNLPAAACDPGKVITFDGANFKCVVDAGGSGVVSDVLAGTGINITGASTKTVSIATNGVTTTELASNAVTTGKISDGNVTGAKLETLAGLTAGSYGSATVVPSITVDTKGRVTAIATNAITGLLPAASGVAGKYLQSDGSSWSAQNIKFNDIKNSVGASAFNTSACADNQTVKWSALTDMFECQNIGSLDASAISSGTISAARLPPSASIWQDGGAGAIYYNSGKVGIGTASPAYSLDVNRDGGTYSDMVRIQNRNSAGGSTILYADNAGTTQAFTGYGNAGLGGPFANTFFFATNAKPLTFFTDETGVGDGIVRMTIKPSTGNVGIGTNNPQAKLDVNGVIRATDICDETGANCKDISAGWSSGGSVTSIATGTGLTGGIITTSGTISIAAGGVSATELATNAVTTGKLADGNVTGAKLETLAGLTAGTYGTATAIPSVTVDTKGRVTAVTTNNITGLLPTAAGVGGKFLKSDGTSWAGDFVKFSDVKNSVGTSAFNLAGCSASQTVAWSSLTDMFTCQSIGSLDAAVIITGTIASARLPAGASMWQDGGTGKIYYNLGGVGVGTANPQGLLDVAGSNQFYLGTNGAAYRMLASDGTTLYLRPPVDGNNVEIRDGNTANALQFVVGNSARISVSTPVAGLGDLEFITDPASGDDGDFIFKGGASSTESVRIKGSGKVGIGTTNPTWMLTNSSAANFTDQSPLGLAGASSFVWEHPSTNTTLGYTSAIVNSYSAANASGLLIKTADTNSSTRILTANSGGIDRLVIRGDGSVGIGTASPAGPLEVVGGSAFFTRSQNDQWGSNLVVRKDRAGAAVQNADEIGYVNFAAYDGTAYRTAASVAAQVDGAPGANDMPTRLVFATTPDGSGATVERMRITNGGNVGIGTASPGQKLTVAGAIESTTGGVKYPDGNTQTSAFQKTMTIRQNSPGNFSLADGASVGYTASCNAGEIATGGGCADSGHKMFYQMIPSPTGYSCYWYNTSGATVTITGAAVYVNCLK